A stretch of Kaistella flava (ex Peng et al. 2021) DNA encodes these proteins:
- a CDS encoding phosphatase PAP2 family protein, whose product MHEIIQEDRSMFLFLNNLGSHSFDQFWIMISATWIWIPLYIIFLYLLFKNYQLRNLVFILIFIALGVTFSDQLAGIFKTGVARLRPCHDPTLTGLMRDVKCGGQFGFYSSHAANTFFIATFMSLLLYRKYRLLPYILFIWAIIVSYSRIYLGVHFPLDILMGSLMGFFAGGFFATLALKVIHKQNNSNSTTTISE is encoded by the coding sequence ATGCACGAGATTATTCAGGAAGATAGATCGATGTTTTTATTTCTCAATAATTTGGGAAGTCATTCTTTCGACCAATTCTGGATCATGATTTCTGCGACCTGGATATGGATTCCACTTTATATCATTTTTCTTTATCTTTTATTTAAAAACTATCAACTTCGAAATTTAGTTTTTATTCTCATATTTATTGCTTTAGGAGTTACCTTCTCCGATCAATTAGCGGGAATTTTCAAAACCGGAGTTGCACGTTTACGACCTTGTCACGATCCAACTTTAACAGGCTTAATGCGTGACGTAAAATGTGGCGGACAGTTTGGATTCTATTCCAGTCATGCTGCAAACACATTTTTTATCGCCACTTTTATGTCTTTGCTTCTTTATCGAAAATACCGATTGCTTCCTTATATTTTATTCATTTGGGCCATCATCGTTTCTTACAGCCGAATTTATTTGGGCGTCCATTTTCCACTTGATATTTTAATGGGTTCCTTAATGGGCTTTTTTGCCGGTGGTTTTTTTGCCACTCTAGCCTTAAAAGTAATCCACAAGCAGAACAACTCAAATTCAACAACGACCATTTCAGAGTAG
- a CDS encoding twin-arginine translocase TatA/TatE family subunit: MELSIGEMLMIALAIVVLFGPNKLPQIARDLGQGVRKMRGAMEDVKTEILKETDNPVSEIKREIDKVKQAAMDFNPMADLDKQALAQREEPKVNLSENDSHEGPVSR, encoded by the coding sequence ATGGAATTAAGTATAGGTGAAATGCTCATGATTGCCTTAGCAATCGTTGTCTTGTTTGGTCCAAATAAATTACCGCAGATTGCGCGCGATTTAGGACAGGGAGTACGCAAAATGCGTGGCGCCATGGAAGACGTGAAAACTGAAATCTTAAAAGAAACGGACAATCCTGTTTCTGAAATCAAAAGAGAAATTGATAAAGTAAAGCAAGCAGCAATGGATTTTAATCCAATGGCTGATCTTGACAAACAAGCTCTTGCCCAGCGGGAAGAACCCAAAGTCAATCTTTCTGAAAACGATTCTCACGAAGGACCAGTAAGCCGTTAA
- a CDS encoding TCR/Tet family MFS transporter yields the protein MKKNRKSAAIGFIFITLLIDITGWGIVIPVVPKLIQELVGTTDLSVASRYGGWLSFAYAGMQFIFASVLGGLSDKFGRRPIILFSLLGFSMNFFIQAIAPTIFWLFVGRILSGVTGASITTASAYIADISNDEDRAKNFGMIGAAFGLGFIIGPVIGGFLGQYGARVPFYAASGLCLVNFLYGWFILPESLDKEHRRPFNWKRANPIGSLLQLKKHPEILGLISTLVLVYIAGHAVQTNWTFFTMYKFGWTEKVVGLSLGAVGLMAALVQGYLIRLIQPKLGNERTIVYGLALYAVGLILFAFASQSWMMFAFLIPYGLGGIAGPALQSVISSQVPKNEQGELQGALASLISFTAIIGPPLMTNVFYYFTHDSAPFKFPGAPFFLGFILMAISVILVNRIFLRKKNP from the coding sequence ATGAAAAAAAATCGAAAATCCGCCGCCATAGGTTTCATTTTCATCACCTTACTAATTGATATTACAGGGTGGGGAATCGTGATTCCAGTAGTTCCGAAACTGATTCAGGAATTAGTTGGTACTACTGATTTAAGTGTCGCTTCCCGCTACGGAGGCTGGCTCAGTTTTGCGTATGCCGGAATGCAATTTATTTTCGCATCCGTTTTAGGAGGATTGAGTGATAAGTTTGGCAGACGACCGATTATCCTTTTTTCATTGTTAGGATTTTCAATGAACTTTTTCATTCAGGCAATTGCTCCAACCATCTTCTGGCTTTTTGTCGGAAGAATTTTATCAGGAGTTACAGGCGCGAGTATCACTACGGCAAGTGCTTATATCGCTGATATATCCAATGATGAAGACCGCGCCAAAAACTTCGGAATGATTGGTGCCGCTTTTGGTTTAGGATTTATTATCGGTCCGGTCATCGGTGGATTCCTTGGACAATACGGAGCAAGAGTTCCGTTCTACGCAGCCTCTGGTTTATGTTTAGTCAACTTTCTTTACGGTTGGTTTATTCTTCCCGAAAGTCTCGACAAAGAACACCGGCGACCTTTCAACTGGAAACGGGCAAATCCCATTGGTTCTTTATTGCAACTGAAAAAACATCCAGAAATATTAGGTTTAATTTCAACCTTAGTTCTCGTTTACATTGCCGGACATGCCGTACAAACCAACTGGACTTTCTTTACGATGTACAAATTCGGCTGGACAGAAAAAGTAGTTGGACTTTCATTGGGAGCAGTCGGTTTAATGGCAGCGTTAGTTCAGGGATATTTAATACGATTAATACAACCCAAACTCGGTAATGAAAGAACCATTGTTTATGGACTGGCACTTTATGCAGTTGGTTTAATTCTGTTCGCTTTCGCCAGTCAAAGTTGGATGATGTTTGCCTTTTTAATTCCTTATGGCTTAGGTGGAATTGCGGGACCTGCTTTACAATCTGTAATTTCATCACAAGTTCCAAAGAATGAACAGGGAGAATTACAAGGAGCTTTGGCAAGTTTAATTAGTTTTACTGCGATCATCGGTCCACCCTTAATGACGAATGTTTTTTATTATTTTACACACGATTCGGCACCATTTAAATTTCCGGGAGCACCCTTTTTCCTGGGATTTATTTTAATGGCAATCAGTGTTATATTGGTGAATAGGATCTTCCTGAGAAAAAAAAATCCGTAA